One genomic region from Streptomyces sp. NBC_01304 encodes:
- a CDS encoding PHP domain-containing protein, which produces MRIDLHAHSTASDGTDTPAELVRNAAAAGLDVVALTDHDTTRGYAEAIAALPPGLALVTGAELSCRLNGTGLHMLAYLFDPEEPELSAERELVRDDRVPRARAMVGKLRDLGVDVTWEQVARIAGDGSVGRPHIAEAMVELGVVRTVSDAFTAEWLANDGRAYVEKHELDPFDAIRLVKAAGGVTVFAHPLALKRGETVPEAAIAELAAAGLDGIEVDHMDHDPATRARLRSLAADLGLLATGSSDYHGSRKTCVLGEFTTDPEVYGEITRRATGAFPVPGAGGASA; this is translated from the coding sequence ATGCGTATCGACCTGCATGCTCACTCCACGGCCTCCGACGGTACGGACACCCCGGCCGAGCTGGTCCGCAACGCGGCGGCCGCCGGACTCGACGTGGTCGCCCTGACCGACCACGACACCACGCGCGGGTACGCGGAGGCCATCGCGGCACTGCCGCCCGGCCTCGCCCTCGTCACCGGCGCCGAACTGTCCTGCCGCCTGAACGGCACCGGCCTGCACATGCTGGCCTACCTCTTCGACCCCGAGGAGCCCGAGCTCTCCGCCGAGCGGGAGCTCGTGCGCGACGACCGGGTGCCGCGGGCCCGGGCGATGGTGGGCAAGCTGCGGGACCTCGGCGTCGACGTCACCTGGGAGCAGGTCGCCCGCATCGCCGGGGACGGCTCCGTCGGCAGGCCGCACATCGCCGAGGCCATGGTCGAGCTCGGCGTCGTACGTACCGTCTCGGACGCCTTCACCGCCGAGTGGCTGGCCAACGACGGGCGGGCGTACGTCGAGAAGCACGAGCTCGACCCCTTCGACGCGATCCGTCTGGTCAAGGCGGCCGGCGGCGTCACCGTCTTCGCGCACCCGCTGGCCCTGAAGCGGGGCGAGACCGTGCCCGAGGCGGCCATAGCCGAGCTGGCCGCGGCCGGGCTCGACGGCATCGAGGTCGACCACATGGACCACGACCCGGCCACCCGCGCCCGACTGCGCTCACTCGCCGCCGACCTGGGCCTGCTGGCCACCGGGTCCAGCGACTACCACGGCAGTCGCAAGACCTGCGTACTCGGCGAGTTCACGACGGACCCCGAGGTCTACGGCGAGATCACCCGCCGCGCGACCGGGGCGTTCCCCGTGCCGGGTGCGGGCGGAGCGAGCGCCTAG
- a CDS encoding magnesium transporter MgtE N-terminal domain-containing protein produces the protein MAAGAPRIFVSHLAGTAVFDPNGDQVGRVRDLIAMLRVGNRPPRLLGLVVELSTRRRIFLPMTRVTGIESGQVISTGVMNVRRFEQRPTERLILGELLDRRVSIVETGEEATVLDVSVQQLPARRDWEIDRVFVRKGKAGALRRKGETLTLEWSAVTGFSLEEHGQGAENLLATFEQLRPADLANVLHHLSPKRRAEVAAALDDDRLADVLEELPEDDQIEILGKLKEERAADVLEAMDPDDAADLLSELPEDDKERLLGLMEPDDAADMRRLMQYEEHTAGGLMTTEPIVLQPDATVADALARVRNPDLSPALAAQVYVCRPPDQTPTGKYLGLVHFQRLLRDPPFTLVGSMLDKDLQSLDPDTPLPAVTAFFATYDMVAAPVVDESGSLLGAVTVDDVLDHLLPEDWRESEFHAGEGEHPGEAGHGTHG, from the coding sequence ATGGCGGCAGGCGCCCCCCGGATCTTTGTGTCGCACCTGGCCGGCACCGCCGTCTTCGACCCCAACGGCGACCAGGTCGGCCGGGTCCGCGACCTCATCGCCATGCTGCGGGTCGGCAACCGGCCGCCGCGGCTGCTCGGCCTGGTGGTGGAGCTGTCCACGCGGCGCCGCATCTTCCTGCCCATGACCCGGGTGACCGGCATCGAGTCGGGCCAGGTCATCAGCACGGGCGTGATGAACGTACGCCGCTTCGAGCAGCGCCCGACCGAGCGGCTGATCCTCGGTGAACTGCTCGACCGGCGGGTCAGCATCGTCGAGACCGGCGAGGAGGCGACCGTCCTAGACGTGTCCGTGCAGCAGCTGCCGGCCCGCCGGGACTGGGAGATCGACCGGGTCTTCGTACGAAAGGGAAAGGCCGGCGCACTCCGGCGCAAGGGCGAGACACTGACCCTCGAATGGTCGGCCGTGACCGGGTTTTCGCTGGAGGAGCACGGCCAGGGCGCGGAGAACCTGCTCGCGACCTTCGAGCAGCTGCGCCCCGCCGACCTCGCCAACGTCCTGCACCACCTCTCCCCCAAGCGGCGCGCCGAAGTGGCCGCCGCCCTCGACGACGACCGCCTGGCCGACGTCCTGGAGGAGCTGCCCGAGGACGACCAGATCGAGATCCTCGGCAAGCTCAAGGAGGAGCGCGCCGCCGACGTCCTGGAGGCGATGGACCCGGACGACGCGGCCGACCTGCTCTCCGAGCTCCCGGAGGACGACAAGGAGCGCCTGCTCGGCCTGATGGAGCCGGACGACGCCGCCGACATGCGACGCCTGATGCAGTACGAGGAGCACACGGCCGGCGGTCTGATGACGACCGAGCCGATCGTGCTGCAGCCCGACGCCACGGTCGCCGACGCGCTCGCCCGCGTACGCAATCCCGATCTGTCACCGGCGCTCGCCGCGCAGGTGTACGTCTGCCGGCCGCCGGACCAGACGCCGACCGGCAAGTACCTGGGCCTGGTGCACTTCCAGCGGCTGCTCAGGGACCCGCCGTTCACGCTGGTCGGGTCCATGCTCGACAAGGATCTGCAGTCCCTCGACCCGGACACCCCGCTGCCCGCGGTCACCGCCTTCTTCGCGACGTACGACATGGTCGCGGCGCCCGTCGTGGACGAGAGCGGCTCGCTGCTCGGCGCGGTCACCGTGGACGACGTACTGGACCACCTGCTGCCGGAGGACTGGCGCGAGTCGGAGTTCCACGCCGGTGAGGGCGAGCACCCCGGGGAGGCCGGCCATGGCACCCACGGCTGA
- a CDS encoding magnesium and cobalt transport protein CorA → MSMIRDLRAAVRPQLRKERAPYSPYDTTRDPAAISAVVDCAVYRDGRRVKPDADEACLTPHDAMLQVRRDGGFAWIGLHEPTEAEFSGIAAEFGLHPLAVEDAVHAHQRPKLERYDDTLFTVFKTIHYVDHAELTATSEVVETGEVMCFTGRDFFITVRHGGQGSLRALRHRLQDDPTLLAKGPSAVLHAIADHVVDGYIAVADAVQDDIDEVEIDVFSQTGKGGPRGKDAGRIYQLKREVLEFKRAVSPLLRPMQLLSERPMRLVDPDIQKYFRDVADHLARVQEQVIGFDELLNSILQANLAQATVAQNEDMRKITSWAAIIAVPTMICGVYGMNFDYMPETDWEYGYPMVLLVTVGICFTIHRALKRNGWL, encoded by the coding sequence ATGTCGATGATCCGTGACCTCCGCGCCGCCGTCCGCCCCCAGCTCCGCAAGGAGCGTGCCCCGTACAGCCCGTACGACACCACCCGGGACCCGGCCGCCATCAGCGCCGTCGTGGACTGCGCCGTCTACCGCGACGGCCGCCGCGTGAAGCCCGATGCGGACGAGGCGTGCCTTACGCCGCACGACGCGATGCTGCAGGTACGCCGCGACGGGGGCTTCGCCTGGATCGGGCTGCACGAGCCCACCGAGGCCGAATTCTCGGGCATCGCCGCGGAGTTCGGGCTGCACCCGCTGGCCGTCGAGGACGCGGTGCACGCGCACCAGCGGCCGAAGCTGGAGCGGTACGACGACACCCTGTTCACCGTCTTCAAGACCATCCACTACGTCGACCACGCCGAACTCACCGCCACCAGCGAGGTCGTGGAGACCGGCGAGGTCATGTGCTTCACCGGGCGGGACTTCTTCATCACCGTGCGGCACGGCGGCCAGGGCTCGCTGCGCGCGCTGCGGCACCGGCTGCAGGACGACCCGACGCTGCTCGCCAAGGGGCCGAGCGCCGTCCTGCACGCGATCGCCGACCACGTGGTGGACGGCTACATCGCGGTCGCGGACGCCGTGCAGGACGACATCGACGAGGTCGAGATCGATGTCTTTTCGCAGACCGGCAAGGGCGGGCCGCGCGGCAAGGACGCCGGGCGGATCTACCAACTCAAGCGCGAGGTACTGGAGTTCAAGCGCGCGGTGTCGCCGCTGCTCCGTCCCATGCAGCTGCTGAGCGAGCGGCCGATGCGGCTCGTCGACCCGGACATCCAGAAGTACTTCCGTGACGTGGCCGACCACTTGGCGCGCGTGCAGGAGCAGGTCATCGGCTTCGACGAGCTGCTCAACTCGATCCTGCAGGCCAACCTGGCGCAGGCGACCGTCGCGCAGAACGAGGACATGCGCAAGATCACTTCGTGGGCGGCCATCATCGCCGTACCGACGATGATCTGTGGCGTGTACGGCATGAACTTCGACTACATGCCGGAGACCGACTGGGAGTACGGCTACCCGATGGTGCTCCTCGTCACGGTCGGCATCTGCTTCACGATCCACCGGGCACTCAAGCGCAACGGGTGGCTATAG
- a CDS encoding suppressor of fused domain protein, which yields MADVLALVEARLRTALGEPDARAAVTFLGTDRIEVLRFTDGDVVRYATLGMSAHPMTDPTAALADPVHGPRAELVLSVRVGRAETDKVLRPLAVLAASPQVEGLVVAPGASLDTGEPLWPEAQFTSVLVAESGGLVEDLELDDPMDPVRFLPLLPMTPNEAAWKRVHGAEALQERWLAQGTDLRDPLRRSVPLD from the coding sequence ATGGCTGACGTTCTTGCCCTGGTAGAGGCCAGGCTGCGCACCGCACTTGGCGAACCCGACGCCCGGGCAGCGGTGACGTTCCTCGGCACCGACCGCATCGAGGTGCTGCGCTTCACCGACGGCGATGTCGTCCGGTACGCCACCCTCGGCATGTCGGCCCACCCCATGACCGACCCCACCGCGGCCCTCGCCGACCCGGTGCACGGCCCCCGCGCGGAGCTGGTCCTGTCGGTACGCGTCGGCCGCGCCGAGACCGACAAGGTGCTCCGCCCGCTCGCGGTCCTGGCCGCGTCCCCCCAGGTCGAGGGCCTGGTCGTGGCCCCCGGCGCCTCGCTCGACACGGGCGAACCCCTGTGGCCCGAAGCCCAGTTCACCTCCGTACTGGTCGCGGAGTCCGGCGGCCTCGTCGAGGACCTGGAGCTGGACGACCCGATGGACCCGGTCCGCTTCCTGCCCCTCCTTCCGATGACGCCCAACGAGGCGGCGTGGAAGCGGGTGCACGGCGCGGAGGCACTGCAGGAGCGGTGGCTGGCCCAGGGCACGGATCTGCGCGACCCGCTGCGCAGGTCCGTGCCGCTGGACTGA
- a CDS encoding MarC family protein, whose amino-acid sequence MFDAAVFGSLFLTLFVIMDPPGVTPIFLALTAGRPAAVQRKMAFQAVCVAFGVIAVFGLVGHQILDYLHVSVPALMIAGGLLLLLIALDLLTGKTDEPKQTKDVNVALVPLGMPLLAGPGAIVSVILAVQNADGAKGQVSVWAAIVAMHVVLWVVMRYSLLIIRVIKDSGVVLVTRLAGMMLSAIAVQQIINGVTQVIQGS is encoded by the coding sequence GTGTTCGACGCTGCCGTCTTCGGATCCCTCTTTCTCACCCTATTTGTGATCATGGACCCCCCTGGGGTCACCCCGATCTTCCTCGCGCTGACCGCGGGCCGCCCCGCCGCAGTGCAGCGGAAGATGGCCTTCCAGGCGGTCTGTGTCGCCTTCGGCGTCATCGCCGTCTTCGGGCTGGTCGGGCATCAGATCCTCGACTATCTGCATGTCTCCGTGCCCGCGCTCATGATCGCGGGCGGTCTGCTGCTGCTCCTGATCGCGCTCGATCTGCTGACCGGCAAGACCGACGAGCCGAAGCAGACCAAGGACGTGAACGTCGCCCTGGTTCCGCTCGGCATGCCCCTGCTCGCGGGCCCGGGAGCGATCGTCTCGGTCATCCTGGCCGTGCAGAACGCCGACGGGGCCAAGGGCCAGGTGTCGGTCTGGGCCGCGATCGTGGCCATGCACGTCGTGCTCTGGGTGGTCATGCGCTACTCGCTGCTGATCATCCGCGTGATCAAGGACAGCGGCGTGGTCCTGGTGACGCGGCTCGCGGGCATGATGCTCTCCGCGATCGCGGTGCAGCAGATCATCAACGGTGTCACCCAGGTGATCCAGGGCAGCTAG
- a CDS encoding DUF6758 family protein, with the protein MRGEPSCPKCGGRVRAPGLFADSWQCDVHGTVHPLQPVIPPSVEALSVVVHRSRVPVWMPWPLPVGWLFTGVACAGDDRGGGRATAVACSGPGPLGGIGELVLVAEELGVGLGARYAGIDGPDPGPHIAVEKPPQAKLLAAGRPTPLWHVSGTPDDRAVFAGEARGLWLWAIVWPEQSGLLMYDELVLTDLRDAGAEVELLPCGALSPRILMA; encoded by the coding sequence ATGAGGGGCGAACCCAGTTGCCCGAAGTGTGGTGGCCGGGTCAGGGCTCCCGGTCTCTTCGCCGATTCGTGGCAGTGCGACGTGCACGGGACCGTACATCCGCTGCAGCCTGTGATCCCGCCGAGCGTCGAGGCCCTCAGCGTCGTCGTGCACCGGTCGCGGGTCCCCGTGTGGATGCCGTGGCCGCTTCCCGTGGGCTGGCTGTTCACCGGCGTGGCCTGCGCCGGTGACGACCGGGGCGGCGGCCGCGCCACCGCCGTCGCCTGCTCGGGACCTGGTCCGCTCGGCGGCATCGGCGAGCTGGTCCTCGTCGCCGAGGAGCTCGGCGTCGGCCTCGGCGCGCGGTACGCGGGCATCGACGGGCCCGACCCCGGCCCGCACATCGCCGTCGAGAAGCCGCCCCAGGCCAAGCTCCTCGCGGCCGGCCGGCCCACCCCGCTGTGGCACGTCTCCGGCACGCCCGACGACCGGGCGGTGTTCGCGGGGGAGGCGCGCGGCCTGTGGCTCTGGGCGATCGTGTGGCCGGAGCAGTCGGGTCTCCTGATGTACGACGAGCTGGTGCTCACGGACCTGCGGGACGCGGGGGCCGAGGTCGAGCTGCTGCCGTGCGGGGCGCTCTCGCCGCGGATTCTGATGGCCTGA